AGCCTGCTGCCGGTGCAGGTCGTGATGCGAAACATCGTGCTGGCCGGCGTCGCGCAGAACGAAACGATGATCGAATACGTGAACGACCCGCCGCCCGCGCAGACGCTGAAATCGGCGATTATCATCATCAGCACGGTGCCGATTTTATTCGTGTATCCGTTCATTCAGCGGTTTTTCGTCAAAGGCATGATGGTCGGTTCGATCAAAGGGTAACCTCTGCAAAAACAGAACATACAAGGAGAGATGGACATGCTGCAGCAGCAAAACCTGTTTGTTTCCGGCCGGGACGGTTATCATACGTTTCGCATTCCGGCACTGCTCGTCACGATGAAAGGGACGGTGCTGGCGTTTTGCGAAGCGCGCAAAAACGGGGGAGGCGACGCCGGCGACATCGACGTCGTGCTCCGCCGCAGCTTTGATAACGGCGAGACGTGGGAACCGTTTCGCGTCATTGCCGATGACGGCACGAACACGATCGGCAATCCATGCCCGGTGCAGGACCGGGAGACCGGGACGATTTGGCTGATCCTGTGCCGCAATGCGGAGGACGGACATGAGAAGGACATACTTGCCGGCAGGGCGGCGCGGGAGGTGTTGGTGATGCGCAGCGACGACGACGGCGAAACGTGGTCGGAGCTGACCGATATTACGGCGGACGTGAAGCGGCCGGAATGGACGTGGTATGCGGCGGGGCCGTGCCACGCCATCCAGCTGCGCAGCGGGCGGCTGCTTGTCGCGTGCAATCATGCGGTGCTGGACGCCGAGAAAGGGGAGTCGGGGCCGTACCGGGCGCACGTCATTTACAGCGACGATCACGGAGCAAGCTGGCATATCGGCGGCATCGTCGGCGACTATACGAATGAAGATGCCGTTGCGGAGCTGCCGGACGGCACGGTATACATCAATATGCGCAGCTATCACGGCAGGAACCGCCGGGCTTATGCATTCAGCCGCGACGGTGGGCTGACGTGGTCGGATATCCGGTTCGACGACGAGCTGGTCGAGCCGGTCTGCCAGGGCAGCGTGGTCGAGGACGGCCAGGGCGGCATTTTGTTCTCGAACCCGGCCAGCACGTTGCGGGAGAAGATGACGGTACGTCGGAGCGTCGACGGCTGCCGGACCTGGACGGTGCAGCGCGTTCTGCACGAAGGGCCGGCGGCTTACTCCGATCTTGCCGTGACACGGGACGGCGCGGTGCTCATCTTGTACGAATGCGGCGAGGCGAGACCTTACGAGCGGATCACGCTCGCCAAATTTCCCAGGGAATAGGTTGGCGTGCGCGAAGCGATATCATTCGATTAGTGACTTCCGAACATAAGAGACTCCGGATATCCACATTGTGGAAGTCGGAAGTTTCTGCGCGGTTTCCGGTCCCATTTAACCGTGGCGTGAGCCGCAGCATAACTAAATAAAACGGGGCAGGTGCACAAGCGGCCTGCCTCGTTTTATTTTCAGTGGATAGTCGTGCAATCGGATAAGTCGTCTCCCATGGATAAGGGAAAGTGTGGCGGCATACGATGTTGCTCCAGCAAAATCCACGCAGACAAATGCGGATCCGAGGCACGTACCCACGTACAGTCCTCCTGCGCGTCGCGCCAATCGTAAAGCGTGCCGGGCATAGGATTTGTGAGGCGCAGCCTTAAATCCATGCCTGACAGCCGCGGCCTGGCAGCGAGCATTCCCTCCTTCGGACGGGTCCGGTTCGCTTGGGGCACCCAATGCCGTCAGGTTAATGCTTTCGCACGGATCGTGGTCCAAATCTGCACAGACCGGGTTGGCGGGGGATTCAGGGGGGCAACATGACTAGTGCTCCACCAGACTGTCCAAAGGAACGCTCTGCTCGTTTTCCGGCTCGTTCAGCGGATAAATTCTCGCCATTTCTTCTTTCTCGTCGACGTGTTGGATGTAGACCGGCGTACCGTCGTAGGTTACATTGGCCATAACGGGTGAAGCCGCAATTTCAAGCGCCCGCTGTTTATTCATGTTCGTGACCTCCGTTTTATGGAATACTGCTATAATATTTTCATATTGGAGCTCCGCTATGTATGCGAAAATGAATTTTGCCGATGCGCAGCCGGGAGGGATATGGGTGAAACGAATCAAGGTGATGATCGTTGACGACGAAGTGCTGGCTATTCGCCATATCAAGCAGCTGATCGATTGGGAATCGCTCGGTTTCGAAATGGCGGGGGAATCGACCTTTCCCGAAAAAGCGCTGGCCATGGTGCGGCAGCTTCAGCCGCAGGTTATCTTCGTCGATATCCGCATGCCGGCGCTGGACGGGCTCGCTTTCAGCCGGAAGGCGCTGGAAGCTGCGCGCGATCTGAAAATCGTACTGCTCACTTCGTACAAGGAATTCGAATACGCGAAAGAAGCGGTCAAAATCGGCGTATACGATTACTGGGTCAAGCATGAGCTGAAGGCCGACCAATTGGCGAAAGAGCTGATCAAAATCAAAAACGAGCTGGAGCGCGAGCAGCGGAAGGAGCTGCTCATCAGGCGCCAGCTGTACCGCGATTTGCTGGCCGGACGGGAGCTTCCGGGCGAGCAAATCGCTCTGCTTAACGGAACGGTTCCCGCCTACGGATATGTGTGGCTGACGGTTCAGCCGAAAAGACCTTATCCGGTAATGCCGCATCTCTCGGAGAGGCCGGTGAACGCCGCACAAGACCCGGTGCCGCCGATGCATATGGAAAACGGCATTTTCACATTACTGGAAACGCTTCCGCTCGAAGAAGGCCGACAGGGCTTCCTTTTCGCGGCCGGTACGCGGCTGAACAGCGAGCGGCAGTGGATCGAGGAGGTGCGAAGCATTTCGGAGACGATCCACCGCTACTGCCACGAGAAGACCGGAACGACGATTGTTTTGGCGGCATCGCGTCCGTTCGACGATATCGCCGGCGGGTTGTGCAAAGCGTACCGGGAGACGCTGCGGCTGCTGGAAGCTTCCGTTTTTTTCGCGAAAAACAAGCCGATACTGCCGCACGAAGTCGGCGAAGCCGCCCCTGAGCCGCCGAGGCGTTCGCTCGCACAGCCGGACCCGCCCGCAAGCTCGCATCCTCCCGGGCACCCGCTTTCGCTCGCCCCGGTGCGCGAAGCGCTCGCTTCGCGTAACGCGGAGGCGCTGCGTGCGGCGATATACGCCGTCTTCGCCGGCGCGGTAAAACAGCGGCAGCCGGAGCTGTTCCGCGCCGTCTGCAGCGAGCTGCTGGACGCGTTGAACCGCTTCAGGACGGACAATCGGCTTCCGCAGCTCGGCGAAGGCGCCGCCGCAGCGATGATCGACCCGTCGCAGTGGCATCACGCCGACTCGATTCGCGATTGGTTTGCCGCGGTTTTTCAAGGCGCTCTCGGCGAAGCGAGCGGCCCTGCGCCAGCGCGGTTTTCTCGCAAAATCCGGCAAACGCTGGAGCACATGCATGCCCATTTCGCCGAGGACCTGACCGCCGAAGATTTGGCGGAGAGGGTGGGAGTGACCGGCGACAGGCTTCGCCATTTGTTCAAGGAAGAGACGGGACAAACCGTCCTGGAATATATGACGCAGCTGCGGATCGAGCAGGCCAAAAGGCTGCTCGCGACGGGCAAATATAAAATATATGAGATCGCGGAGAAAACCGGCTATAAAAGCAGCCAATATTTCAGCCAAGTATTCCGCAAAGCGACCGGCGTAGGTCCGCTCGAATATGCCGAAGGGAAAGGAGCCGCCGCAGGTGATCATGAAAATTAGGACGAAAATTATCGCCAGCACGGGCGTCGTCGTTTGCGTATCGCTGCTGTTCAGCGGTTTTTTCACGTACCACTACGCGACGGGCATTATACGCGAGCAGTCGGTAAACGACACGAAGACGAAGCTGTCGCAGACCGCCGCGCAAATCCGCAGGTTTCAGGAGACGGCGATCAAGACGGCGGAATACGTTATCTCCGACGAAGAAATCAATGCGCTGCTTATTCCGAGGGAAAATCCGACATTGGAGGAGGCGCATTTCATCAAACACGATATCGGCGAGAAGCTGAAGCGGTTTACGTCGCTGAACGCGAACATCTATAACATCATGATCGTACGCAGCGACGGGCAGGTGTTTTCCAACAACAGCGGGTTCGATTCGTATTTTGCGGATTATTTGCAGGAAGCATGGTTTACCGATTTTAAGCGGCGGCCGGCGCGAACCGGGTTTTCCGTGCCGCACGATTTCAATCGGGCCAATATGGGAACGGGCTACCAGAAAGTCATCAGCTATATCGCGCATTATAAAAACATGCTGGACAAGTCTTCGGCGGAATACGATCTCGTGCTGGATATTGCGTATTCGGAGATCGCCGGCGCTTTCGGAAAAGGAATGGCCGATTTCGAGCAGGTGCTGCTGCTTAACGAATACGGGGATCTGCTGTTCGCTGGCAAGCCGCTTACCGGCAGCGGCAGCTTCGGCATCGCGGATAAAATGCCGCCGGGCAAAGGCGGGTATGCGGAGGACCGCAATACGATCATGTTGACCGACAATTCGATGAAAGATTGGGTGCAGGTGGCGGTTATATCCAAAGAGCGGCTTTTCGCCAAAATCAACAATATTTTGTACGTTTATTTGATAATCATCGCAGCGGGTCTTATCGTTACGCTGGCGATGATGCTGCCGATCATCTGGAGCATCACGAATCCGATTTCGCGGCTGACGCAGGCGATGAAGCGGGTGTCCGTCGGCGATCTCGGCACGAGCATTACGATCCGCAGCGGCGACGAAATGGAAATTCTCGGAAACGGCTTCAACCGGATGGTCGGCGAGCTGAAGGAGCTGATCGCCACATCGGTGAAGGATGAGGAGACAAAGCGGCGGATGCAGATGAATTTGCTCATCTCCCAGATCAATCCGCATTTTATATACAATACGCTGAATACCGTCATCTATTTGTCCCACGATGCGCGAGGCGGGGATGTGGCGAAAATAACCGAGGCGCTGATCGCAATTTTGCAGGACACGATCAAAACCGGCGACGGCGCCGATTTTTCCATGTTAAGGGAGGAGGTCGCCGTCATCGAAAAATATATCGACATCCAGCGTTACCGCTACCCCGACCGCTTCTCTGTCGAATGGCGGTTCGAAGAGGGAACGGAGACGGCCGTCGTACCCCGCATGATCATTCAGCCGATCGTGGAAAATGCGCTTTTTCACGGATTGCAGCCGTCCGAGAAGCCGGGTCTCATCCGCATACGGACAGCCAAGGAAGACGGCCAGCTTGTCATCGAAGTCGAGGATAACGGCGTCGGCATGGATGAGCGTACGCTGAACGGAATTTTTCAGACGTCCTCAAACGGGCGGCCCACCAACCAAACGAGAGGCATCGGCCTGGCCAATATCAAGGAAAGGCTGCACTATTATTACGGTCCGGCATTCCGGGCCGACATCCGCAGCGAGCCGCAATCCGGCACGAAAGTGACGATTCGGGTGCCGTTCCATGAAAGCAGCCCTTCGGCAGCAGCAAGCCGGGAACAAGATGAAAACGCTTCCGGATTTTAAACAAAATGACCGGATTGTTGCATTGGCTTGCGCAGCCGGGCCCGGTATTATTATTTATGTAAACGCTTCCGAATTGAAATGGAGGGGAACGAATGCGAAAACAAAACAGCAGGGTATGGATCACATTGCTGGCCGCGTTCATGCTGACCGCCTCGGTGCTGGCCGGCTGCAGCGGCGGGGACACGAAGCCGTCCGGCGCAGCGGCTTCCGGCGACAGCAAGGGGCAGGAGGCCGGCTCGCCGGAAAATATGAAGGCGACGATCAAAGTATGGGACTGGGACGAAACGTTTCAAAAAACGATGATCCCCGAATTTAACAAAAAGTACCCGAACATCAAGGTCGAGTATACCGTCGTGAACCCGAACGATTATTTGCAAAAGCTGCAAAGCGGCATCGCTTCCGGTTCGGACGTGCCCGACGTCATCCTGAGCGAGATGGCTTACCGCGGCAAGCTGTTCGATCTGGACGTGCTCGACAACATCGAGAAAGCGCCGTACAACTTCAAAAGAGCGGAGCTGTTCGACTATCTGATTCCGCTGCTTACGAATTCCAAGGGCGAGCTTGTCGGCGTCGACCAGCAAATTACCCCGGCCGGCCTTGCGTACCGGCGCGATTTGGCGAAGCAGTATTTGGGCACCGACGATCCCGCCCAGCTGGAGAAAATGTTTCCGGACTGGAACGCGTTTATCGCCAAAGGGGTTGAGGTGAAAGAAAAAAGCGGCGGCAAGGTGACGATGTTTGCCGGACTCGGCGACGCCTTTGGCGTGCTGCGCGGCCAAAACGCGATGGAATACATCAAAGGCAAGGAAATCGATTTGACCAAACGGATGAAAAGCCCGCTCGAAACGCTGTTCCAGATGCGGAATGCCGGAATTTTGGGCAAGCTGGAGATGAATTCTCCGGCATGGTCGAGCTCGCTGGCGAAAGGCGAAAATATTTTCTACGGCATGGCTCCGTGGGGGCCGAAGTGGAATATTTCCGCCAACGACAAGGAAGGCAAGGGACGCTGGGGACTCGTCAAAGCGCCCGGCGGCGGATTTACGCTCGGCGGCACGGCCGTCAGCGTGTACAAGGACAGCAAGCAGAAGCAGGCGGCATGGGCGTTTATCAACTTCTGCTACGTATCGGACGAAGGCACGAAAATCGCTTTGGAGAAATTCGGATTTACTCCCGGCGTCAAATCGTTTTATGCGAAAAACGCTGATTTGATCAATAAAGGGTCGGAGTTCGACGCCTTCTTCGGCGGTCAAAATTTGACCAAATATTTCGTGGAAAAAATTGTGCCGGATTTGAAAGGCCAGGCGCAAACGAAATACGAGTCGATCGTGGACAGCGCGTTCAAAACGCTGTACCCGCTCTGGACGCAGGATACGGGCATCGATGCGGATAAGGCGCTGGAGAAGTTTAAGGCCGAAGTGAAAAACAAAGCTTCCGATGCCACCGTGAAATGATGCGAAACTAAAACCCGGCGGGTGAAAAACGGCATTCGGCTCCGCAAAAAGCGGCGGTTCGCAGGCAGGTGGTCAGCATCGCGGCCGCCCGGTGGCCCGCTTTGGCGCTGCGCAGCGGACGCTCTCGCGGTATGCGCGTATGCCGTTTTTCATCCGAATTTTGCAAGCGGACGGAGGAATGGGAGTGGATATGAAAACGGAAGCGGTTGTCGCGCGCAGGAATGCGTCCGCCGCCTGGAAGATCGGCCTCAGCATACGCATTTGGCCGTATTTGTTCATACTGCCTTTCGTGGCGCTGTATGTGCTGTTTCATTTTTACCCGGTCGCCTATTCTCTGTATTTGAGCTTGACCGAATGGAACGGCGTCGGACCGAAGACGTTTATCGGTCTCGACAATTACGTCAAGCTGCTGACGGACGACCCGCTTTTTTACAAATCGCTGTTCAATACGTTTGTCATTATGCTGATGTCCGTGCCGGCGACGCTGATTTTGGGCATGCTGCTTGCTTATTTGACCTTTCATTTGACGCGCGGCCGCCGTTTTTTCCAAACGGTCAACATGCTTCCTTACATCACGACGCCGGTGGCGATCGGTTTTATTTTCTCTTTTTTATTCGACTGGCAGACAGGCACGGTCAATCAGGTGCTCGTTCGGCTCGGCGTGATGGAGGAAGGGTATTACTGGCTGCAAAATCCGTGGTCGTCGCGTACGATCATCGCAGTTATGATCATTTGGCGTTATTTGGGCTATTTTATGGCGATCTATTTGGCGGGGATGACGGCGGTTCCGCAGGACATTTACGAGGCGGCCAAGGTGGACGGCTCGACCGGGTTTCACACGTTCACCCGCATCACGCTGCCGCTGCTCCGCAATATTACGGTATTTCTCGTCGTCACGTCCGTCATCGGCGGGCTGCAGCTGTTCGACGAGCCCAAGCTGCTGTACGGCGGATGGTCGGGAGCGAGCTCGGTCGGCGGACCGGACAATGCGGCGCTGACAGTCATTTGGAAATTCGTGGACGATTCGTTCATTTCGAATACGAGGTTCGGGTACGGCGCTTCGATCGCTTACACGCTGTTCGTCATTATCGTCGTTT
The window above is part of the Paenibacillus hamazuiensis genome. Proteins encoded here:
- a CDS encoding sialidase family protein — encoded protein: MLQQQNLFVSGRDGYHTFRIPALLVTMKGTVLAFCEARKNGGGDAGDIDVVLRRSFDNGETWEPFRVIADDGTNTIGNPCPVQDRETGTIWLILCRNAEDGHEKDILAGRAAREVLVMRSDDDGETWSELTDITADVKRPEWTWYAAGPCHAIQLRSGRLLVACNHAVLDAEKGESGPYRAHVIYSDDHGASWHIGGIVGDYTNEDAVAELPDGTVYINMRSYHGRNRRAYAFSRDGGLTWSDIRFDDELVEPVCQGSVVEDGQGGILFSNPASTLREKMTVRRSVDGCRTWTVQRVLHEGPAAYSDLAVTRDGAVLILYECGEARPYERITLAKFPRE
- a CDS encoding small acid-soluble spore protein H codes for the protein MNKQRALEIAASPVMANVTYDGTPVYIQHVDEKEEMARIYPLNEPENEQSVPLDSLVEH
- a CDS encoding response regulator transcription factor yields the protein MKRIKVMIVDDEVLAIRHIKQLIDWESLGFEMAGESTFPEKALAMVRQLQPQVIFVDIRMPALDGLAFSRKALEAARDLKIVLLTSYKEFEYAKEAVKIGVYDYWVKHELKADQLAKELIKIKNELEREQRKELLIRRQLYRDLLAGRELPGEQIALLNGTVPAYGYVWLTVQPKRPYPVMPHLSERPVNAAQDPVPPMHMENGIFTLLETLPLEEGRQGFLFAAGTRLNSERQWIEEVRSISETIHRYCHEKTGTTIVLAASRPFDDIAGGLCKAYRETLRLLEASVFFAKNKPILPHEVGEAAPEPPRRSLAQPDPPASSHPPGHPLSLAPVREALASRNAEALRAAIYAVFAGAVKQRQPELFRAVCSELLDALNRFRTDNRLPQLGEGAAAAMIDPSQWHHADSIRDWFAAVFQGALGEASGPAPARFSRKIRQTLEHMHAHFAEDLTAEDLAERVGVTGDRLRHLFKEETGQTVLEYMTQLRIEQAKRLLATGKYKIYEIAEKTGYKSSQYFSQVFRKATGVGPLEYAEGKGAAAGDHEN
- a CDS encoding sensor histidine kinase, which codes for MKIRTKIIASTGVVVCVSLLFSGFFTYHYATGIIREQSVNDTKTKLSQTAAQIRRFQETAIKTAEYVISDEEINALLIPRENPTLEEAHFIKHDIGEKLKRFTSLNANIYNIMIVRSDGQVFSNNSGFDSYFADYLQEAWFTDFKRRPARTGFSVPHDFNRANMGTGYQKVISYIAHYKNMLDKSSAEYDLVLDIAYSEIAGAFGKGMADFEQVLLLNEYGDLLFAGKPLTGSGSFGIADKMPPGKGGYAEDRNTIMLTDNSMKDWVQVAVISKERLFAKINNILYVYLIIIAAGLIVTLAMMLPIIWSITNPISRLTQAMKRVSVGDLGTSITIRSGDEMEILGNGFNRMVGELKELIATSVKDEETKRRMQMNLLISQINPHFIYNTLNTVIYLSHDARGGDVAKITEALIAILQDTIKTGDGADFSMLREEVAVIEKYIDIQRYRYPDRFSVEWRFEEGTETAVVPRMIIQPIVENALFHGLQPSEKPGLIRIRTAKEDGQLVIEVEDNGVGMDERTLNGIFQTSSNGRPTNQTRGIGLANIKERLHYYYGPAFRADIRSEPQSGTKVTIRVPFHESSPSAAASREQDENASGF
- a CDS encoding ABC transporter substrate-binding protein, with the translated sequence MRKQNSRVWITLLAAFMLTASVLAGCSGGDTKPSGAAASGDSKGQEAGSPENMKATIKVWDWDETFQKTMIPEFNKKYPNIKVEYTVVNPNDYLQKLQSGIASGSDVPDVILSEMAYRGKLFDLDVLDNIEKAPYNFKRAELFDYLIPLLTNSKGELVGVDQQITPAGLAYRRDLAKQYLGTDDPAQLEKMFPDWNAFIAKGVEVKEKSGGKVTMFAGLGDAFGVLRGQNAMEYIKGKEIDLTKRMKSPLETLFQMRNAGILGKLEMNSPAWSSSLAKGENIFYGMAPWGPKWNISANDKEGKGRWGLVKAPGGGFTLGGTAVSVYKDSKQKQAAWAFINFCYVSDEGTKIALEKFGFTPGVKSFYAKNADLINKGSEFDAFFGGQNLTKYFVEKIVPDLKGQAQTKYESIVDSAFKTLYPLWTQDTGIDADKALEKFKAEVKNKASDATVK
- a CDS encoding carbohydrate ABC transporter permease translates to MKTEAVVARRNASAAWKIGLSIRIWPYLFILPFVALYVLFHFYPVAYSLYLSLTEWNGVGPKTFIGLDNYVKLLTDDPLFYKSLFNTFVIMLMSVPATLILGMLLAYLTFHLTRGRRFFQTVNMLPYITTPVAIGFIFSFLFDWQTGTVNQVLVRLGVMEEGYYWLQNPWSSRTIIAVMIIWRYLGYFMAIYLAGMTAVPQDIYEAAKVDGSTGFHTFTRITLPLLRNITVFLVVTSVIGGLQLFDEPKLLYGGWSGASSVGGPDNAALTVIWKFVDDSFISNTRFGYGASIAYTLFVIIVVFSILSYKLTSGKEETS